In one Lolium rigidum isolate FL_2022 chromosome 3, APGP_CSIRO_Lrig_0.1, whole genome shotgun sequence genomic region, the following are encoded:
- the LOC124703271 gene encoding cytochrome P450 714C3-like: MEKLHLLVLVLSFLLGLALLYICEILWLRPERARKRWRKQGVRGPRPTLLSGNTQEMKRIRQDLPPAQKQDINSYTHTIFPHLLLWRETYGSVFLYSTGAVDILYVSDPGMVKDVIHCTSSELGRPIYLQKSRKALFGDGILMSSGDIWAYERKVIAPELFMEKIKVMVGLIVEASVPLLEAWESMLDNSGGVTEIDVDGYMRNFSADVIARACFGSDFATGEEIFSKLRQLQKAISQQDTLVGLSALWKYLPTKSNKEMRELQREVRLLILDIASRGNSSNSNNSSGCTHTTHNDLMRSIVDGAHQCPSYNGTAEDFIVDNCKNIYFAGHETTAITATWCLMLLATHPEWQDRARAEALEACSGGTAIDFNTLRQLKTITMVIQETMRLYPPASSTMREALMDIKLGGLDVPQGTIIQTPIAVLHLDRDVWGQDAGEFRPDRFANGAAAACKPGHMYLPFGHGPRICPGQHLAMVELKVVLVHLLSKFAFSPSPGYRHAPLFRLTIEPGFGMPLVVTKLP; this comes from the exons ATGGAGAAACTTCATCTGCTAGTTCTGGTTCTCTCCTTCCTTCTTGGGCTAGCTCTGTTATACATCTGTGAGATCCTATGGCTAAGGCCAGAGAGGGCaagaaagagatggaggaagcagGGTGTAAGGGGTCCCAGGCCTACTTTGCTCTCTGGCAACACCCAGGAGATGAAGAGGATCCGACAAGATCTCCCGCCTGCGCAGAAGCAAGACATCAATAGCTACACACACACCATCTTCCCTCACTTGCTTCTCTGGAGAGAAACATATG GGTCGGTATTCCTCTATTCAACAGGAGCTGTGGACATTCTGTATGTTTCTGACCCTGGCATGGTGAAGGACGTAATCCATTGCACATCATCAGAGCTCGGGAGGCCTATTTATCTCCAGAAATCTCGCAAAGCACTGTTCGGCGATGGCATCTTGATGTCAAGTGGCGATATATGGGCCTATGAGAGGAAGGTCATTGCACCGGAGCTCTTCATGGAGAAGATTAAG GTCATGGTAGGACTAATCGTGGAAGCTTCTGTCCCATTGTTGGAAGCATGGGAAAGCATGCTCGACAACTCGGGAGGGGTTACAGAGATAGATGTTGATGGATATATGCGGAACTTCTCAGCAGATGTAATCGCGAGAGCATGTTTTGGGAGTGATTTCGCAACAGGTGAAGAAATATTCTCCAAGCTGAGGCAACTTCAGAAGGCGATTTCTCAGCAAGATACACTTGTTGGACTATCTGCGCTGTG GAAATATTTACCAACCAAGAGCAATAAAGAAATGCGAGAGCTGCAGCGTGAAGTACGGTTACTCATCCTTGATATTGCAAGCCGCGGAAACAGCAGCAACAGCAATAACAGCAGCGGCTGCACGCACACTACCCACAATGACCTTATGCGCTCGATTGTCGATGGCGCTCACCAGTGCCCCAGCTACAATGGCACCGCTGAGGACTTCATCGTCGACAACTGCAAAAACATCTACTTCGCTGGGCACGAGACCACGGCAATCACCGCCACCTGGTGCCTGATGTTACTCGCCACGCACCCGGAGTGGCAGGACCGTGCCCGTGCTGAGGCTCTAGAGGCGTGCTCTGGAGGCACAGCAATCGATTTCAACACCCTCCGACAACTGAAGACC aTCACCATGGTGATCCAGGAGACTATGAGACTGTACCCTCCAGCGTCATCGACGATGCGCGAAGCCCTGATGGACATCAAGCTCGGTGGCCTTGACGTCCCGCAGGGAACAATCATCCagacccccattgcggtactgCACCTTGATAGGGACGTCTGGGGCCAGGATGCTGGCGAGTTCCGGCCAGACCGGTTTGCGAACGGTGCTGCTGCGGCGTGCAAGCCGGGGCACATGTATCTGCCGTTTGGGCATGGGCCAAGGATCTGTCCAGGGCAGCACCTGGCGATGGTGGAGCTGAAGGTGGTTCTCGTGCACCTGCTGAGCAAGTTTGCCTTCTCACCATCACCAGGGTACAGGCACGCGCCGCTGTTCCGGCTCACCATCGAGCCCGGGTTTGGCATGCCGCTTGTGGTCACAAAGCTGCCATGA
- the LOC124696343 gene encoding uncharacterized protein LOC124696343, which produces MASSKQPLTPSSAIRHRRRRRCLLGTLAALLALAVVLLVLFLTVLRVRDPTIRLVSTELTGVAPRFALLPAPSLRLNVTLILTVSVHNPNMASFAYADGGHADLSYRGAHVGDAQIGPGAVPSRGDAEARLALTLQADRFLAAGDARQLAEDMEGGALPLDATTRVPGTVVLFGLFHRRAVAYSECRFAFAVAEMRVQSQECSGGTKL; this is translated from the coding sequence ATGGCGTCCTCCAAGCAGCCCCTTACGCCCTCCTCCGcgatccgccaccgccgccgccggcggtgcctcctCGGCACCCTCGCCGCGCTGCTCGCCCtggccgtcgtcctcctcgtcctcttcctcacCGTCCTCCGCGTCCGCGACCCCACCATCCGCCTCGTCTCCACCGAGCTCACGGGCGTCGCGCCGCGGTTCGCGCTCCTCCCGGCCCCGTCCCTCCGCCTCAACGTCACCCTCATCCTCACGGTCTCCGTCCACAACCCGAACATGGCCTCCTTCGCCTACGCCGACGGCGGGCACGCCGACCTCTCCTACCGCGGCGCCCACGTCGGGGACGCGCAGATCGGCCCGGGCGCCGTCCCGAGCCGCGGCGACGCGGAGGCGCGGCTCGCGCTCACGCTGCAGGCGGACCGCTTCCTCGCCGCCGGGGACGCGCGGCAGCTGGCCGAGGACATGGAGGGCGGGGCGCTGCCACTCGACGCCACAACCAGGGTCCCCGGCACCGTCGTGCTGTTCGGCCTCTTCCATCGGCGCGCCGTGGCCTACTCCGAGTGCAGGTTCGCGTTCGCCGTCGCCGAGATGCGCGTCCAGAGCCAAGAGTGCAGCGGCGGCACCAAGCTCTGA
- the LOC124703270 gene encoding cytochrome P450 714C3-like isoform X1 gives MEKLHLAVLVLPVLLGLALLYICDIVWLRPERIRRRWRKQGVRGPRPTLLYGNTQEMKKIRQDLAPAQKQDTNNYVYTLFPHLLVWTKTYGSVFLYSIGAVDILYISDPAMVKDMSHCTSSQLGKPIYLQKSRKPLFGEGILISNGDIWAYERKIIAPELFMEKIKVMIGLIVEASVPLLEAWESMLDNSGGIREIDVDGYMRNFSADVIARACFGSDFATGEEIFSKLRQLQKAISQQDSLVGLSALWKYLPTKSNKEMRELEQEVRLLILDVARREGSSSSNSNIYMHTTHNDLLRSIVDGAQQCPSYPGTAEDFIVDNCKNMYFGGHETTAITATWCLMLLATHPEWQDRARAEALDVCCGDTAIDFDVLRRLKTITMVIQETVRLFPPASLMVREALTDVKLGGLDVPQGTIIQAGIAVVHLDRDIWGQDAGEFRPDRFMNGAAAACKPAHMYMPFGHGPRSCPGQHLAVVELKVLLVRLLSKYSFSPSPGYRHAPLFRLTIEPGFGMPLVVTRLP, from the exons ATGGAGAAACTTCATTTGGCAGTTCTGGTTCTTCCCGTCCTTCTTGGGTTAGCTCTGTTATACATTTGTGACATCGTATGGCTAAGGCCAGAGAGGATAAGAAGGAGATGGAGGAAGCAGGGTGTAAGGGGTCCCAGACCTACTTTGCTTTATGGAAACACCCAGGAGATGAAGAAGATCCGACAAGATCTCGCGCCTGCGCAGAAACAAGACACCAATAACTACGTATACACCCTCTTCCCTCACTTGCTTGTCTGGACAAAAACATATG GGTCGGTGTTCCTCTATTCAATAGGAGCTGTGGATATTCTGTATATTTCTGACCCTGCCATGGTCAAGGACATGAGCCACTGCACATCATCACAGCTCGGGAAGCCTATTTATCTACAGAAATCTCGCAAACCGCTCTTTGGCGAAGGTATCTTGATATCGAATGGCGATATATGGGCCTATGAGAGGAAGATCATTGCACCGGAGCTCTTCATGGAGAAGATTAAG GTCATGATAGGACTAATCGTGGAGGCTTCTGTCCCATTGTTGGAAGCATGGGAAAGCATGCTTGACAACTCAGGAGGGATTAGAGAGATAGATGTTGATGGATATATGCGGAACTTCTCCGCAGATGTAATCGCGAGGGCGTGTTTCGGGAGTGATTTCGCAACAGGCGAAGAAATATTCTCCAAGCTAAGGCAGCTTCAGAAGGCGATTTCTCAGCAAGATTCACTTGTTGGACTATCTGCACTGTG gaagtacttaccaaccaaaagCAATAAAGAAATGCGAGAGCTGGAGCAAGAAGTCCGGTTACTCATCCTGGATGTTGCCAGACGCGAGGGCAGCAGCAGCAGTAACAGCAACATCTACATGCACACTACCCACAATGACCTTCTGCGCTCGATTGTCGATGGCGCTCAGCAGTGCCCCAGCTACCCTGGCACTGCCGAGGACTTCATCGTCGACAACTGCAAGAATATGTACTTCGGTGGTCATGAGACCACTGCGATCACTGCTACCTGGTGCCTAATGTTACTTGCCACACACCCAGAGTGGCAGGACCGTGCCCGTGCCGAGGCTCTAGATGTGTGTTGTGGAGACACAGCAATCGATTTTGACGTCCTTCGGCGACTGAAGACA ATCACCATGGTGATCCAGGAGACGGTCCGACTGTTCCCTCCAGCGTCACTTATGGTGCGTGAAGCCCTGACAGACGTCAAGCTCGGAGGCCTCGACGTCCCACAGGGAACAATCATCCAGGCTGGCATTGCGGTGGTGCACCTTGACAGGGACATTTGGGGCCAGGACGCCGGTGAGTTCCGGCCAGACCGGTTCATGAACGGTGCCGCCGCAGCGTGCAAGCCGGCACACATGTATATGCCGTTTGGGCATGGGCCAAGATCCTGTCCAGGCCAGCACCTGGCGGTGGTGGAGCTCAAGGTGTTGCTCGTGCGCCTGCTGAGCAAGTACAGCTTCTCGCCGTCACCAGGGTACCGGCACGCGCCGCTGTTCAGGCTGACCATTGAGCCCGGGTTCGGCATGCCGCTCGTGGTCACAAGGCTTCCATGA
- the LOC124703270 gene encoding cytochrome P450 714C3-like isoform X2 yields MKKIRQDLAPAQKQDTNNYVYTLFPHLLVWTKTYGSVFLYSIGAVDILYISDPAMVKDMSHCTSSQLGKPIYLQKSRKPLFGEGILISNGDIWAYERKIIAPELFMEKIKVMIGLIVEASVPLLEAWESMLDNSGGIREIDVDGYMRNFSADVIARACFGSDFATGEEIFSKLRQLQKAISQQDSLVGLSALWKYLPTKSNKEMRELEQEVRLLILDVARREGSSSSNSNIYMHTTHNDLLRSIVDGAQQCPSYPGTAEDFIVDNCKNMYFGGHETTAITATWCLMLLATHPEWQDRARAEALDVCCGDTAIDFDVLRRLKTITMVIQETVRLFPPASLMVREALTDVKLGGLDVPQGTIIQAGIAVVHLDRDIWGQDAGEFRPDRFMNGAAAACKPAHMYMPFGHGPRSCPGQHLAVVELKVLLVRLLSKYSFSPSPGYRHAPLFRLTIEPGFGMPLVVTRLP; encoded by the exons ATGAAGAAGATCCGACAAGATCTCGCGCCTGCGCAGAAACAAGACACCAATAACTACGTATACACCCTCTTCCCTCACTTGCTTGTCTGGACAAAAACATATG GGTCGGTGTTCCTCTATTCAATAGGAGCTGTGGATATTCTGTATATTTCTGACCCTGCCATGGTCAAGGACATGAGCCACTGCACATCATCACAGCTCGGGAAGCCTATTTATCTACAGAAATCTCGCAAACCGCTCTTTGGCGAAGGTATCTTGATATCGAATGGCGATATATGGGCCTATGAGAGGAAGATCATTGCACCGGAGCTCTTCATGGAGAAGATTAAG GTCATGATAGGACTAATCGTGGAGGCTTCTGTCCCATTGTTGGAAGCATGGGAAAGCATGCTTGACAACTCAGGAGGGATTAGAGAGATAGATGTTGATGGATATATGCGGAACTTCTCCGCAGATGTAATCGCGAGGGCGTGTTTCGGGAGTGATTTCGCAACAGGCGAAGAAATATTCTCCAAGCTAAGGCAGCTTCAGAAGGCGATTTCTCAGCAAGATTCACTTGTTGGACTATCTGCACTGTG gaagtacttaccaaccaaaagCAATAAAGAAATGCGAGAGCTGGAGCAAGAAGTCCGGTTACTCATCCTGGATGTTGCCAGACGCGAGGGCAGCAGCAGCAGTAACAGCAACATCTACATGCACACTACCCACAATGACCTTCTGCGCTCGATTGTCGATGGCGCTCAGCAGTGCCCCAGCTACCCTGGCACTGCCGAGGACTTCATCGTCGACAACTGCAAGAATATGTACTTCGGTGGTCATGAGACCACTGCGATCACTGCTACCTGGTGCCTAATGTTACTTGCCACACACCCAGAGTGGCAGGACCGTGCCCGTGCCGAGGCTCTAGATGTGTGTTGTGGAGACACAGCAATCGATTTTGACGTCCTTCGGCGACTGAAGACA ATCACCATGGTGATCCAGGAGACGGTCCGACTGTTCCCTCCAGCGTCACTTATGGTGCGTGAAGCCCTGACAGACGTCAAGCTCGGAGGCCTCGACGTCCCACAGGGAACAATCATCCAGGCTGGCATTGCGGTGGTGCACCTTGACAGGGACATTTGGGGCCAGGACGCCGGTGAGTTCCGGCCAGACCGGTTCATGAACGGTGCCGCCGCAGCGTGCAAGCCGGCACACATGTATATGCCGTTTGGGCATGGGCCAAGATCCTGTCCAGGCCAGCACCTGGCGGTGGTGGAGCTCAAGGTGTTGCTCGTGCGCCTGCTGAGCAAGTACAGCTTCTCGCCGTCACCAGGGTACCGGCACGCGCCGCTGTTCAGGCTGACCATTGAGCCCGGGTTCGGCATGCCGCTCGTGGTCACAAGGCTTCCATGA
- the LOC124703270 gene encoding cytochrome P450 714C3-like isoform X3 translates to MVKDMSHCTSSQLGKPIYLQKSRKPLFGEGILISNGDIWAYERKIIAPELFMEKIKVMIGLIVEASVPLLEAWESMLDNSGGIREIDVDGYMRNFSADVIARACFGSDFATGEEIFSKLRQLQKAISQQDSLVGLSALWKYLPTKSNKEMRELEQEVRLLILDVARREGSSSSNSNIYMHTTHNDLLRSIVDGAQQCPSYPGTAEDFIVDNCKNMYFGGHETTAITATWCLMLLATHPEWQDRARAEALDVCCGDTAIDFDVLRRLKTITMVIQETVRLFPPASLMVREALTDVKLGGLDVPQGTIIQAGIAVVHLDRDIWGQDAGEFRPDRFMNGAAAACKPAHMYMPFGHGPRSCPGQHLAVVELKVLLVRLLSKYSFSPSPGYRHAPLFRLTIEPGFGMPLVVTRLP, encoded by the exons ATGGTCAAGGACATGAGCCACTGCACATCATCACAGCTCGGGAAGCCTATTTATCTACAGAAATCTCGCAAACCGCTCTTTGGCGAAGGTATCTTGATATCGAATGGCGATATATGGGCCTATGAGAGGAAGATCATTGCACCGGAGCTCTTCATGGAGAAGATTAAG GTCATGATAGGACTAATCGTGGAGGCTTCTGTCCCATTGTTGGAAGCATGGGAAAGCATGCTTGACAACTCAGGAGGGATTAGAGAGATAGATGTTGATGGATATATGCGGAACTTCTCCGCAGATGTAATCGCGAGGGCGTGTTTCGGGAGTGATTTCGCAACAGGCGAAGAAATATTCTCCAAGCTAAGGCAGCTTCAGAAGGCGATTTCTCAGCAAGATTCACTTGTTGGACTATCTGCACTGTG gaagtacttaccaaccaaaagCAATAAAGAAATGCGAGAGCTGGAGCAAGAAGTCCGGTTACTCATCCTGGATGTTGCCAGACGCGAGGGCAGCAGCAGCAGTAACAGCAACATCTACATGCACACTACCCACAATGACCTTCTGCGCTCGATTGTCGATGGCGCTCAGCAGTGCCCCAGCTACCCTGGCACTGCCGAGGACTTCATCGTCGACAACTGCAAGAATATGTACTTCGGTGGTCATGAGACCACTGCGATCACTGCTACCTGGTGCCTAATGTTACTTGCCACACACCCAGAGTGGCAGGACCGTGCCCGTGCCGAGGCTCTAGATGTGTGTTGTGGAGACACAGCAATCGATTTTGACGTCCTTCGGCGACTGAAGACA ATCACCATGGTGATCCAGGAGACGGTCCGACTGTTCCCTCCAGCGTCACTTATGGTGCGTGAAGCCCTGACAGACGTCAAGCTCGGAGGCCTCGACGTCCCACAGGGAACAATCATCCAGGCTGGCATTGCGGTGGTGCACCTTGACAGGGACATTTGGGGCCAGGACGCCGGTGAGTTCCGGCCAGACCGGTTCATGAACGGTGCCGCCGCAGCGTGCAAGCCGGCACACATGTATATGCCGTTTGGGCATGGGCCAAGATCCTGTCCAGGCCAGCACCTGGCGGTGGTGGAGCTCAAGGTGTTGCTCGTGCGCCTGCTGAGCAAGTACAGCTTCTCGCCGTCACCAGGGTACCGGCACGCGCCGCTGTTCAGGCTGACCATTGAGCCCGGGTTCGGCATGCCGCTCGTGGTCACAAGGCTTCCATGA